DNA sequence from the Cohnella herbarum genome:
GAAATGTTGAGCCCCCATCAACAAAAGCGTTGATGGGGGCTCTAATTACTTTTTACTATTGGACCGAAACTCTCAAATAAACTCCTTTTATCGTAAGAAACCCTTCAAATTCTTTGCCGTAGTCATCGATGAGATATGTAACGTCGACAGGTTTATAAACATCAGTTGAGCCTTGCCAATCGGAGCTTCGAGGTTTCATTCTGATTTCATAGAGTCGCGAAGGCGTTAAACGATTGAATCTCTCCGTAATTACGTATACGTGGGTAGCTTCATTAAACGGGCACTCGACTAGCTGTATATTCATCATAAATAACGTTCCTTGTTTCGTTCGACCCATTCGACATAGGAATGATACGTTCCCGGCTCCAGATGTTCTTCGACAAGAGGAAGCGCATTTTCTACGGACAAAATCTCCGAGACGGACGGGACATTTTCTTTGGTGCTATAGCTTATTAAAAGATCGATGATCACATCATGAATGGACGGTTTCAACCGCAACGCCTCCCGAGTGTTATTTATCGAGGAAAACTAATAAAGCATGATGGACAATACGTTCGTTGACTCCCGTGTTGAGTTTCTGATTGATCCCTCCGGTTCTGTCGCAAAGAATCGTACTGCCTCCCCCATCGAAATTTATCGCGCTTACGCAGCCTTTAACCAATGCAAAAAAAGCCATTTCTTCAAGCGAAAGGCCCCGATCCGAACTCGTCCTACCGTCGCCTACGAACAACCATAAATCGCCTTTGGCATCTATACCAACAAATGTTCTTTGACATCTGGATTTCCCTATATCATCGTTAAGTTCTTCTATGACTCTATATTTATCGAAAACCGGCTTTCCTTTCTCGATAAGCAATGGGGTTCCTTGGACGAGCAGGTCATGCCGATCTTCAATGTTAAACCTGCCGATCATCGGTCTGCCTTTCACTACCGCGAACTCATTCCATTTGGTTGTTTTTCCGTAAGCTGAATTGACGATTTTATCATGATCCTTGGCATTTCCAAGAGGAAGATGATTATAGAAAAAAGGCGCATTAAAGGCAAAATCCGCTTTATGCTTTTTGGCGATTTCCGAGACTTTAGCGCCTTTCTCGTAAATGAACCGGTAGGTTACTTTACCGGTTTGGAACTTGATGAACCGAACGTCAGAAGCCGGAATCTTGTAGTTTCCGTCACATCTAACAAGCTTACCGGCTGTGGCATAAATTCGTTCCTTGTACACTTTGTTGAACAGGTAGCTAGCCGAGCTTATATCCCGAATTTCATCTTGAAACTTATTTCTCATTCCTACCTTCTCCATCCTGCAAAGTGGTTATCACTTTCCGCAGTACGTGAGGTACGCGAATTCCGATCCTCCCATAATTCTCTACGATGGAAACCAGCTCATTAGCCAACCAAAACCAAATCACTCCGCTCATCGTAAAATTCGTACCCATCGCCAGGTCAATTCGATGCCCCAGGAACACCATCAATAGAACAAGTCCTTTTTTAAGTAATCCCCAGAAGCCGACGATGCTCTGTAAACCTCTTTTCTCCTTAAGACTTGCCGCACATCCGGTGATGTAATCGATCGCGAAGAAAATAAATAGAAGTTCCAATACACCACTCCATCCACCAAAAGCATAGGTTGTAATTGATCCTCCGACACCTGACAGAGCGTATAAAAATGACCAATCCTTGTTTGCTAGTAATTTGAATGAAATTTCGCTCACTTCATTGCACCTGCTTTCTTATTTTGGGTAGAACAAAGAGAGCACCTGTTAGATGCTCTCTGCCGGAAAATATTGATAAGTGGTATCCATCAACCGCGTTCGTACTCTAATGGTTCTAATCCATAATTCAGCATTGCTCCCCAGATAAAGATATCAGCACCTATTACTCCTAAATCGCGTAAAGGGTATAGATTAACTTTATTACAACCAACTGGAGTGTGAAACGGAACGATAATCCGCGTATAACTTTCTGCGTTAATGTAACTTTTGTATGAGGTTGAATCAACGATGTTTCCTTCATTCGTAAAGTCATATACGCTATACTTTACTTCTGCCGTACCATTATTTCTCACGTAAAAGGAGAAGCAATAATCAGTGTCTGGTTTCACCGCTGCCCTTTGGAAAATAGCCTGGTAGGCTACTGATGAAGTAAGTCTGTCCGCAGTCTTTTCTCCAAATAATCCAATATCTACATTAGTCTCTACATTTACATCAGATTTAAGCCAAACTTCTTCAGTGTTAAATTGCTCACCAGAGCTTAATAAATTTGTAAAGGAGTGATTAAACGTTTTTGTCTTTACCATAGATTTGAACTTGCTATCTACATAGGCGGACCTTTCATTCACAAAATTGCGTATCTGTGCAATGTTGTTTGTATCAACGCTAGGTATACCATTGTAAATAGTTACATCTTCTTTTCGTAAATATTCAGGTATTTTATCAGTAAACATCTCAAATTTGTTAATAATATTGCTCACGCTCAATACATTCTTCCTTAAATGAGAATACCGTTCGTAAAGTTCTATGTAGAAATGTTTAACCAATCTCTCCCACAACAAAGATATCGAGCTCTGATATTCTTCAGGGCATTTTCGAAGCGGTGAAACAAAAGAAGTACCGTCCCACCATAGCCCCCAAGTGCTATCCAGATCATACATTGATGAATGCCAGCGTTGTCCGTCATATGTAACCATAATATGATTCATCGCAAGTGTGTCTATGCCGCATGTAAAGTAGGCAAAAATATAATAGTCGAGTGCTGATTCAAGATCAAAGTGTTTTGTGAAGTTCGCTTTGAAAGTTACATCGTCAGTGTCTTTCACATGGTTTATAGCGGCATTAAGACTCTGTAAAATTTCGGCTGATAAAACATCGGGGAATTCCAATGACCAGTCACTACCATTAAGCTGTGTATTTTCTCGAAATGCACAAGCTCCATCCTGAGTTTCTGCTGCCACAAAAGCATGATGAAGATTATTAGACTCCATGCCTAATAACCATCCATCCTTAGGTATATTCCAAGTATACAGACCCTCATATTTGTTATTGATGTAGAGTTTTATCGGGAAACCATCTATTGCACCTAAGTTTGGAGCACTCTTCATGGGTTCCGGGATACTTACTCTAGAATTTGCAATCTCTCCCCATAGGTTCGCAGAGACAATGTTCCTACTATGTGAGTGATCAATATAGTTAGCTTTTAAGCAGAATTTACTTTGTTTTCCCCATCCCTTAAAACTCTTTTCCAACTTTTTATTTTTATTGGGATCTGTGTACAATTTAATAGTAAAATTCTTCTTCGGGTATCCGATAGAACTCGATCCTTGCCATTTTATATTTACAATACCGTCAAAGTTTAGCTTATGGCTTCTATATGAAATATTTAAGTCTTTGCTGTCATCCTTTGACATTCCATAGGTGTTTCCTGTAATAAATACTTTAGCTATACCTGTAATTGATTCAGATAACATTTCTATATTTTCAATCGTGCTTTCTCCGGCCGCTATGACTTCTTTCAGTGTCTCTGTTACATTCCCATTATCTCGCTTAGTCCAAACTCTATCAGCAGGAAAATAGACATTCCCTTTTGAAAACCCTGAAAAGTGTAATGTTCTACCTTCCGCTGCTGGATTGAATTTCACTATTCCGGTGACATAATCTACTACATATTCAAACTCTAATGGAGCCTTGTCTATCACTTCATAATAAGGGACATTCAAAGCACCATCTCTAACTTGAACTTTGTTAGATTTCACTGGAAGCTCGGATAGTAATACTGAATTCTGAATAACCTTGTATGGAGTATTCGTAAATGGTTTATAAGGATCTGAGGAATTACCGCTTCGTAGTTCGTATATAATTGGACTGCCATATTCAAATGAATTACTCATTTAATTTCTCCTTTCGTTGTAGATGCTCAAATTGGATATAACTTAACTAAGGACTAATCCTCCCCTAAGCGCATGGTTAGAAACTGTTGCTCCAAAATTGTTATTAGGATCTGAATGAGCTAATCCCCCTGCTTTAGAAAATACTCCATAGTAATTTCCCGTTCCAGTGCAACTAGTTACCATTGCTCTTCCTCCTTGGTTAATGTTTACCGCCGCGCTTTGATTACTGAAAATACAAGTATGTATATAAGCATAACCATTTGAAGCTACCGCAACCCCTTCGTTACCGGAAACTGTCTTTTCGCAATACGAAATAACTACTTCGAGTGATCTACTGATACCAAAGCTGCTTAAAGCATTTGTTATCTTTATGCCACTAACTGCAATTTCACTAGAACAATTATTAATTGATAAATAACCATTTAACAGAATAGTTGCCGAACTACTAAAAGGGGCGTAGAGTCTTATTGGCTGTCCAGAGAACCCATCAATTATTATATTTTCATTGTAGGTTCCCGGATCAATAAGTATATTTCGATATCCCAAATTTACTTTTTTTAACGAGTTTATGGCTGATTGTATAGTAGAGAATTGCTTTCCCACTCCTACTGTAATATCAACAGATGTTGTTCTGGTATCAAATTGACTTAAAATAGGACTGAAAGCTGCATAAAGTTCTGATAGAGCACTATGCACATTAGTAGAAAAGAAATTGGCATTACTGAGAGATATTTTATCTGCACTATAATCACCAATTGCAGCAACAACATTTCCCGTTCGTCCAAACACAGTTGGAACAGCATCTGTATTGTCAACTTTTTGCCAAACAGATCCGTTGCTAATAATCCAATCCCCAACTTTATAATCAATACTTGAATATATACCCGCTGTGTCAACTACATAGTAGTTACCCTTGACAGTTGAAGCAGTTGGAAGTGTTGGCACATTCGTTGATGCGTTCCATGTACCTTGATATTTAACCTGTCCAAGAATCGAATCAGGTAGAAGATTAGATGGAATCTTAGCACCACTATCTAAACCTGCATAGCCATTCGCCGTACCTTTTTGAGTAACATTCTCTGGAGTAAAACCTAGTGCATTCTGTTTCCCATCCCATTGAGTTACTTTAGTAGATGTAATCCCATCGAGTACTGATTTATTAGCATGTGCGTGTTTATTTGCAACCGCATCATCAATATCGCTGACTGTTGAAACAGGCTTACCCTGCAAATTCGCCCATGATACCTCATCTATTTCAGGAAATTGAGAAGGTAGAATCTTTCCATTGCTCCCCAATCCTGCATATCCGTTAGGCTGATTCTTCTTAGTCACATCTTCTGGAGTAAAACCTAGTGCATTCTGTTTTCCATCCCATTGAGTTACTTTAGTAGATGTAATCCCATCGAGTACTGATTTATTAGCATGTGCGTGTTTATTTGCAACCGCATCATCAATATCGCTGACTGTTGAAACAGGCTTACCCTGCAAATTCGCCCATGATACTGCTTCGATAACGGGTAGCTGAGTTGGAAGTATCTTTCCATCACTACCTAGTCCTGCATATCCGTTAGGCTGATTTTTCTTAGTTGTATTTTCAGGAGTAAAACCTAAAGCATTCTGCTTCCCACTCCACTCCGATTTAAGAGTAGGGGAAATAGAGATGTCTGGTGTTGAACTCGCATTTGTGATGGTTAGATCAGCACTAGATGAAGAAACACTTGTAACTGTACCTGATCCACCGCCAGCCTCCCCTTTTTGTGCAATCAGGAACCAATACGTTTCGTTTGCAGGATTATTACCTGTAGATGTAAGAATGCATCTGAACGAACTCCCATTATAATAAACAGCATCGTCAACCTGATAAGATGTGCCTGATTGGTATACACCACGCCATGTTATTCCTTTATCACCCCTGACCCCTTGAACTCCTTGAGTCCCTTGTGCTCCAGTTAAACCTTGATCTCCTTTAACCCCTTTTGCTCCACTTTGAGTGAAAATACGCCAATACAAAGGTTGAGTTTCAGGTGTTTTATTTAATGAATTCTGGATAGCAATAAATGTTACGCCATTATAGTAAACTTGATTGTTCGTTTTATAATTTGTTGCAGGGTTATAGTCTTGTAAAAATGCCCACGAGTCCCTAAATTCTTCTCTCGCTTGTTCATTCGTCTCTCTAATATCCTCTTGTGCCTGAATCGTGGTATTTGTCTCATTTACGATTTGAACAGCTTGATTTGCGATATTTAGGGCTGCTTGGGCACCTTCTAAAGCTTCTTCAATTGCTTCTAGATTAACTATTGCCGTTTCGCCTTTTTCTAACAAATCTTCAAGTGTCTCAAGAACATTATCACCTTCACGCTTTGTCCAAACTCTTCTGCTGCTAATAAAATGATTACCACGTCCAAGATAAGTAGGTGATAAAGTAACACCTTCCTTAGATTCATGAAATGTAACAACTGCTTCACTATAATCAACAACAAACTGATTTACTGTTAGCCCACTATCTGGTACTTTTTTAACTTCTGTTAACCCTGAAATGACAACACCATTGACTCTTACCGGAATCTCGCTTAGAAGTATTTGACGATTAAATACTTTTTTAGATTCATTAATAGGAACAAATGGATCTTCCATAGTTCCTGCCCTATATTTCGTTATTGTGCTTAAATTATAATCAAATGCTGACATTGTGTTCCTCCTCTTTATTAATTTATTGCGTTTAGGCAAGATCTCAGTGCATTGAAATCAGCAGAGGTGATTGGATTTCCTGCATCTTTTCTACTAGGTAAACCTGAGCTGTTCATTGTAGCAATAGCATCTCTGACCTGATTAAATTGAGTTGCTGAAGGTCTAACTCCAGAAACCGCAGAATTGTAATTGAAGTTTGGTTTGCCTTTGTAATCTAAGAATTCTAAAACCCTTGCGATTAGGTCATTCCATTCTTTTGCTGATGCGTAAAAACCTTTAGTATGATCTTTAGTAGGATCATTAGGATTTACCGGTATCGGTGCAAAAGGAGGCGTTAAACTGCATCCTGAATATGTCCATTTAAAGCTTGGTGGTCTTGGTCTAGTAACATCAAACGCTTTAGAGCTAGGAGTTCCATTACCAGCTATATTGTTTGGATATACAGTAATGTTAAAAGTTCCGGCAGTGGTAACTGTAATTGACTTACTTGTACTAGTTACAGCTCCATTCGTTATTCCATCGATTGTAGTGGCAGTGGTAGACCAATTATAC
Encoded proteins:
- a CDS encoding phosphodiester glycosidase family protein, with the translated sequence MRNKFQDEIRDISSASYLFNKVYKERIYATAGKLVRCDGNYKIPASDVRFIKFQTGKVTYRFIYEKGAKVSEIAKKHKADFAFNAPFFYNHLPLGNAKDHDKIVNSAYGKTTKWNEFAVVKGRPMIGRFNIEDRHDLLVQGTPLLIEKGKPVFDKYRVIEELNDDIGKSRCQRTFVGIDAKGDLWLFVGDGRTSSDRGLSLEEMAFFALVKGCVSAINFDGGGSTILCDRTGGINQKLNTGVNERIVHHALLVFLDK
- a CDS encoding phage holin family protein — encoded protein: MSEISFKLLANKDWSFLYALSGVGGSITTYAFGGWSGVLELLFIFFAIDYITGCAASLKEKRGLQSIVGFWGLLKKGLVLLMVFLGHRIDLAMGTNFTMSGVIWFWLANELVSIVENYGRIGIRVPHVLRKVITTLQDGEGRNEK
- a CDS encoding CotH kinase family protein; protein product: MSNSFEYGSPIIYELRSGNSSDPYKPFTNTPYKVIQNSVLLSELPVKSNKVQVRDGALNVPYYEVIDKAPLEFEYVVDYVTGIVKFNPAAEGRTLHFSGFSKGNVYFPADRVWTKRDNGNVTETLKEVIAAGESTIENIEMLSESITGIAKVFITGNTYGMSKDDSKDLNISYRSHKLNFDGIVNIKWQGSSSIGYPKKNFTIKLYTDPNKNKKLEKSFKGWGKQSKFCLKANYIDHSHSRNIVSANLWGEIANSRVSIPEPMKSAPNLGAIDGFPIKLYINNKYEGLYTWNIPKDGWLLGMESNNLHHAFVAAETQDGACAFRENTQLNGSDWSLEFPDVLSAEILQSLNAAINHVKDTDDVTFKANFTKHFDLESALDYYIFAYFTCGIDTLAMNHIMVTYDGQRWHSSMYDLDSTWGLWWDGTSFVSPLRKCPEEYQSSISLLWERLVKHFYIELYERYSHLRKNVLSVSNIINKFEMFTDKIPEYLRKEDVTIYNGIPSVDTNNIAQIRNFVNERSAYVDSKFKSMVKTKTFNHSFTNLLSSGEQFNTEEVWLKSDVNVETNVDIGLFGEKTADRLTSSVAYQAIFQRAAVKPDTDYCFSFYVRNNGTAEVKYSVYDFTNEGNIVDSTSYKSYINAESYTRIIVPFHTPVGCNKVNLYPLRDLGVIGADIFIWGAMLNYGLEPLEYERG